In the genome of Meriones unguiculatus strain TT.TT164.6M chromosome 13 unlocalized genomic scaffold, Bangor_MerUng_6.1 Chr13_unordered_Scaffold_40, whole genome shotgun sequence, one region contains:
- the LOC132651120 gene encoding zinc finger protein 120-like produces MVQAAVTFNDVHVKFSQEEWALLEPSQKQLYKDVMLETCENLTAIGYNWDDHNIEEQFQSSTSNKSHKRTHTGEKPYECNQCGKAFAQNSHLISHKRTHTGEKPYECNECGKAFAENGHLISHKRTHTGEKPYECNQCGKAYARNSTLLSHKRTHTGEKPYECNQCGKAYARNSTLLSHKRTHTGEKPYECNQCSKAFAQNSTLLSHKRTHTGEKPYECNQCGKAFAQNSTLLSHKRTHTGEKPYECNQCGKAFAENSHLLSHKRTHTGEKPYECNECGKAFAGNSHLLSHKRTHTGEKPYECNECGKAFAGNSTLLRHKRTHTGEKPYECNQCGKAFAQNSNLIRNKRTHTGKKL; encoded by the exons ATGGTCCAAGCAG cggtgaccttcaatgatgtgcatgtgaaattcagccaagaagagtgggccttgctggaaccttcccagaagcaactctacaaagatgtgatgctagagacctgtgaaaacctcactgctatag gctacaattgggatgaccataatattgaagaacagtttcaaagttctacaagtaataaaag ccataaaagaacacacactggagagaaaccttatgaatgtaaccagtgtggcaaagcctttgcacaaaacagtcatctcataagccataaaagaacacacactggagagaaaccttatgaatgtaatgagtgtggcaaagcctttgcagaaaacggtcatctcataagccataaaagaacacacactggagagaaaccttatgaatgtaaccagtgtggtaaagcctatgcacgaaacagtactctcttaagccataaaagaacacacactggagagaaaccttatgaatgtaaccagtgtggtaaagcctatgcacgaaacagtactctcttaagccataaaagaacacacactggagagaaaccttatgaatgtaaccagtgtagtaaagcctttgcacaaaacagtactctgttaagccataaaagaacacacactggagagaaaccttatgaatgtaaccagtgtggtaaagcctttgcacaaaacagtactctcttaagccataaaagaacacacactggagagaaaccttatgaatgtaaccagtgtggtaaagcctttgcagaaaacagtcatctcttaagccataaaagaacacacactggagagaaaccttatgaatgtaatgagtgtggcaaagcctttgcaggaaacagtcatctcttaagccataaaagaacacacactggtgagaaaccttatgaatgtaatgagtgtggcaaagcctttgcaggaaacagtactctcttacgccataaaagaacacacactggagagaaaccttatgaatgtaaccagtgtggtaaagcctttgcacaaaacagtaatctcataagaaataaaagaacgcatactggaaagaaactt